CGGGTTTACCGTAATGGTCTTCATGTAAATCCTCTAGTGAGTGAAATTCCGGGGCAAAGGCGCCCCGAGAAAAGCAAAGTAAATTTAGATGATTTTCTGCAAGGGTTCAAGGGTAAAAAGGTGTAATTTTTGAAAAAAGTAGTATTTTTGCGGGTTAAACGTTCTATCAATTGATGGAATTATATTAATTAGTATAGCGTTTTTGTTAGACAATGGTCTTTGGTCAATAGTCATTAGAAATACGTCACTAGATGGGGCTAGTAGCCCCAACCTCTTCGGCTCGGTCATACCCATACGAGTATGGTTGCGACACTCGCCTTTTGAGGTTGTCTTCGACTCCGCTCAGGATGACACAATCCTACCTTAGAACGAATGTATTAATGGCGACCCCGGATTAAATCCGGGGTGACAATTGGGCATCACAAAGCCTCATCCTACTGTCTACTTTTCTCCTTGCGCATGGAGGCGAGTGCCTTGGACTTGCGGCGGGCAGTTTCCTGGAGGTTCACAGCCACATCAAACTCATCAACGATTTCGCGACCGAGGATTTCTTCGAGAACGTCTTCGAGGCTCGCGATGCCGGCAATGGCACCGAATTCATCCACAACACCCACCATGTGGCCGCGCTGTTTGAGGAATCGGAGTAAAAGTTTGTCCGTCATGAGGCTGTCGGGCACGAGCTGCATCGGGCGCATGAGCTGGCGCAGTTTCACATCGCGTTTGCCTTCGGCTAAAAGATTGTACGCATCGCGGCGGAGCACAATGCCTATCCAATTGTCTTTTTTCTTGTCGTAAAGCGGCACACGCGAAAACGGCCAGTTTCCGCGCTCGTCAAGAGTCTCGCCTATCGTACTGTCGGCGGGGAGCGTAAATACGACCTGTCGCGGCGTCATCACACGGCGCACCGGGAGCGACTTGAGCGAAAGGATGTTCTTGATGACAAGTGCCTGCTGGCGGTCAATCACATCTTCACGCAACCCGAGACTCACAAGGCTGTTGATGTCCTCGATGCTCACGTCCTTCTTTTCTTTGTCTTCGTGCGTCCAGTGCTTGGTAAGCGTGAGGCAAAGCCAGATGATTCCCGTCCAGCTGAGGATTTTCGTGATGTAGTAAAACGGTACAGCCACGAGCGGTGCGCAGACTTTCGCCTGTTTGACGCCGAGCGTCTTGGGAGTGATTTCGCCAAAAAGCAAAATGAGAATCGTGAGTATCACCGGCAAGAGCATCGCCGCCGAAGGCGACAAGCGCTTTACCGCCAAGGCTGTCGCTAGTGACGCGCCCACCGTATTTGCAACCGTATTCACCACAAGCACCGAGGCTATGTAACGGTCGATATTATCCTTCACGTGCTTCAGGTAACGTGCAGTAAATTTCTTTTGGCGCTCCAAGACTTCCACCGTCGAAGGCGGGACACTGTAGAACGAAGCTTCGGTCACAGAGCAGAACGCCGAAGCAGCAAGACAACAAAAAACAGTTAATGCAATTTCTAACATAATTTATTCCATCAACCCCGGCTCTATCGCCCAGAACTGGGTGCGCTCCATGTCACGAATAAAGTTTCCAAACGATTTCGTGTTCATAAACGGCACCACAAAAGAATCCTCGGTATTCAATTGCATCAGTTCAATTTCCGTAGATTTCGGGATATCGGCAAGCTTGCGAACTTCGTCAAGAGCGTCGTCAAACCCACCCAAGCCATGCACAAGCCCAGCCTCTTTCGCCTTCCAGCCGACCATCACACGACCGCCGCCATACACGGAATCGACCACAGCTTGGTCAATTCCAGTTGCCTGCGAAACTACACCCGTAAAACGATTGTAGAAGTCATCCATGTATTCCTGGAGAGCCGCCTTTTCGGTATCCGTCCACGGGCGTGCAAAAGAGCGTGCATCTGAATAATCATTCGTCTTGACCGGTTCATTGCGCAGTCCGACTTTTTGCATCAAGCCCGAAGCGTCAATTTTACCGCCATAAATCCCAATGCTTCCCACAATGGCGAAGGGTTCTGCAATTATCTTATCTGCACCACAAGCAATGTAATAGGCGCCCGACGTTCCAGAACTTCCGATACTTGCCACAATCGGGATGTCAAAACGCTTCAAGTTCTTAAGCGCACCCCAGATTTTATCAGACGCAATGGCGCTTCCGCCCGGAGAACTAATCCGTACCAGCAAAGCCTTCACGCCCATGCCAGGGAGTCGATGCAAGTTATCAAGCACAGATTCTTCCATGCGGGAATCAATCGTACCATTGATGTTCAACAAAGCCACTTTTGTGCGGTGATTCCAACGTTCGTCAAAGATCTTGGTATTCGACGGAGCCCAAGTCCTAAAGCCCGCATACGGAGCATCGATATCGAAGAACGTCTTTAGCGCATACGCAGGCACCTGATCAATATAAAGCAGTGTATCAGCAAGCCCCACTTTCTTGGCGCCAAGGGCAGTAATTACAGGCTTTTGCGCGAGCTCGTCCAATTTTTCTGTATTTACCGACGCAGTTCCAAATTTCATGCGACCAGCAACACGCATACGGACAAGTTCCCAAATATCCTTGTAAAGCGTTTCGATATTTTCGCGGGCATTCACCGACATGGAGTCCGCGGTGTAAGGTTCCACTGCCGACTTGTACGCACCATGGCGCAGGAATTCCACCTTGATGCCTAATTTATCCAAAAGCCCCTTGTAAAACGTAATTCCGCCACCAAGACCAAGCCAAGTA
This is a stretch of genomic DNA from Fibrobacter sp. UWB13. It encodes these proteins:
- a CDS encoding hemolysin family protein; translation: MLEIALTVFCCLAASAFCSVTEASFYSVPPSTVEVLERQKKFTARYLKHVKDNIDRYIASVLVVNTVANTVGASLATALAVKRLSPSAAMLLPVILTILILLFGEITPKTLGVKQAKVCAPLVAVPFYYITKILSWTGIIWLCLTLTKHWTHEDKEKKDVSIEDINSLVSLGLREDVIDRQQALVIKNILSLKSLPVRRVMTPRQVVFTLPADSTIGETLDERGNWPFSRVPLYDKKKDNWIGIVLRRDAYNLLAEGKRDVKLRQLMRPMQLVPDSLMTDKLLLRFLKQRGHMVGVVDEFGAIAGIASLEDVLEEILGREIVDEFDVAVNLQETARRKSKALASMRKEKSRQ
- the sppA gene encoding signal peptide peptidase SppA yields the protein MMKKENFPFSAFAVAITALSAMAFAYLPGESRFVSLEGAHGVFGNPAGLSALDSKGALASYQFDDGITEFRVGGNLDRVGAGFEYRFNDKGMDESRWNLTHSFPLFDRSAFLGGRVTAFRSADFKGTEWTYSPGILIRPFSMLSLGYSCDNLLYLGPTSMERVHNAGATLRLGDFFNASYDVEDWKEHRLLLELSLYGYRFGFKMPIYGDDNEYAFTLSVSLGGHADASLEIFDDFLPKGGSIGFHTSRNPRASRSAQIVRVPLNMEVSEVEKKFLFFAPSSIGLMKVRNLFEHLLRDPAAGLVVLDFSGYSGNLAISEEINRYVKKLKARGGLVIAYMDDVRPAVLMAAANVDRIVVEPSAYFTWLGLGGGITFYKGLLDKLGIKVEFLRHGAYKSAVEPYTADSMSVNARENIETLYKDIWELVRMRVAGRMKFGTASVNTEKLDELAQKPVITALGAKKVGLADTLLYIDQVPAYALKTFFDIDAPYAGFRTWAPSNTKIFDERWNHRTKVALLNINGTIDSRMEESVLDNLHRLPGMGVKALLVRISSPGGSAIASDKIWGALKNLKRFDIPIVASIGSSGTSGAYYIACGADKIIAEPFAIVGSIGIYGGKIDASGLMQKVGLRNEPVKTNDYSDARSFARPWTDTEKAALQEYMDDFYNRFTGVVSQATGIDQAVVDSVYGGGRVMVGWKAKEAGLVHGLGGFDDALDEVRKLADIPKSTEIELMQLNTEDSFVVPFMNTKSFGNFIRDMERTQFWAIEPGLME